The Candidatus Tumulicola sp. genome has a window encoding:
- the hslU gene encoding ATP-dependent protease ATPase subunit HslU — MDPNELTPKRIVSELDRYIVGQAQAKRAVAIALRNRYRRERLGGEMRDEVIPKNILMIGPTGVGKTEIARRLSNLVGAPFIKVEATKYTEVGYVGRDVESMVRDLVEAAVRMLRAERVEETKDLAEDLAIERLADIVEPSTRVATNSEANPFSALSAMLGRQQGARVAPEAPPAPARSEELETRRQRVKQELRDGFYDVRMIEIDVEESQQIIIGGPQGEEMGANMGDLLGNILPKRRSKRRVTVADAKQIFTQEEAARLVDTDSLKREAVRRAEENGIIFVDEMDKIAGGSGRGGGVPDISREGVQRDILPIVEGSTVMTKYGPVKTDHVLFIGAGAFHISKPSDLIPELQGRFPIRVELASLTKDDFKTILTQPKNALIEQYKQLLATDGVSLTFTESGIDAIARLATLVNEQTENIGARRLHTMLEKVLEGVSYEAPERGGEIVVDEQYVEERLAEIVKDQDLSQYIL; from the coding sequence ATGGACCCGAACGAACTCACTCCTAAACGCATCGTCTCCGAACTCGACCGCTACATCGTCGGCCAGGCGCAAGCCAAGCGCGCCGTCGCGATCGCGCTGCGCAATCGCTATCGGCGCGAGCGGCTTGGCGGCGAGATGCGCGACGAGGTGATCCCGAAGAACATCCTGATGATCGGGCCGACCGGAGTCGGCAAAACCGAGATAGCACGCCGCCTTTCGAACCTGGTCGGCGCGCCCTTCATCAAAGTGGAAGCCACCAAATACACCGAGGTCGGGTATGTAGGCCGCGATGTCGAGTCCATGGTGCGCGACCTCGTCGAAGCCGCCGTTCGCATGCTGCGCGCGGAACGTGTGGAAGAGACAAAGGATCTGGCCGAGGACCTCGCCATCGAGCGCCTTGCCGACATCGTCGAGCCGTCGACTCGCGTCGCGACGAACTCCGAAGCAAATCCCTTCTCCGCGCTTTCTGCGATGCTCGGCCGGCAGCAGGGCGCTCGCGTCGCGCCGGAAGCGCCGCCCGCGCCTGCGCGCAGCGAAGAGCTCGAAACTCGCCGTCAGCGCGTGAAGCAAGAATTGCGCGACGGTTTCTACGACGTGCGCATGATCGAGATCGACGTCGAGGAGTCGCAGCAGATCATCATCGGCGGACCGCAGGGCGAGGAGATGGGCGCCAACATGGGCGACCTGCTCGGCAACATCCTGCCGAAGAGGCGCAGCAAGCGCCGCGTGACGGTCGCCGACGCCAAGCAGATCTTCACGCAAGAAGAAGCGGCGAGGCTGGTCGATACCGATTCGCTCAAACGCGAGGCGGTGCGCCGCGCCGAAGAGAACGGCATCATCTTCGTCGACGAGATGGACAAGATCGCAGGCGGCAGCGGCCGCGGCGGCGGCGTTCCGGACATCTCGCGCGAGGGCGTGCAGCGTGACATCTTGCCGATCGTCGAAGGGTCGACCGTGATGACCAAATACGGTCCGGTGAAGACCGACCACGTTCTGTTCATCGGCGCCGGAGCATTCCATATCAGCAAGCCGAGCGATCTCATCCCCGAGCTGCAAGGACGATTTCCGATCCGCGTCGAGCTGGCCAGCCTGACGAAAGATGATTTCAAGACCATTCTGACGCAGCCGAAGAACGCGCTCATCGAGCAATATAAACAATTGCTCGCCACTGACGGAGTCTCCCTGACGTTCACCGAGAGCGGCATCGATGCGATCGCGCGCCTGGCCACGCTCGTGAACGAGCAGACCGAGAACATCGGAGCGCGGCGCCTGCACACGATGCTGGAGAAGGTCTTGGAGGGCGTTTCGTACGAGGCGCCTGAGCGCGGCGGCGAGATCGTGGTGGACGAGCAGTACGTCGAAGAACGCCTCGCCGAGATCGTCAAAGACCAGGATTTGTCGCAGTACATTCTGTGA
- a CDS encoding Re/Si-specific NAD(P)(+) transhydrogenase subunit alpha, with protein MNVAVPKEIAPGERRVAATPDIASRMVESGCTVFVQRGAGAAAGFLDPAYEAAGATMAADAAAVYAQADLSLKVQRPFSGDGGANEIAMLREGSALIAFLQPLVTPEIAEQLAARKVTAFSMELIPRISRAQSMDALSSQATVSGYKAVLVAADALPKFFPMLMTAAGTVAPAKVLVLGAGVAGLQAIATARRLGAVVSGFDVRAAVKEQVESLGAIFVSTPHEEAEGTGGYAKELSSDQQERDRQVIAAAAADSDVVITTALIPGKRAPILMKEAAVAAMRPGSVIVDLAAEMGGNCELSEPGSTVVKHDVTIIAPLDLPSSMPLHASQLYARNVFALFSHLVHDGALQLDMSDQITKETCITRDGQITNDAIRSRLQGQGGRA; from the coding sequence TTGAACGTTGCCGTGCCCAAGGAGATCGCGCCGGGCGAACGCCGCGTCGCCGCGACGCCCGACATAGCCTCGCGCATGGTCGAGTCGGGTTGCACCGTGTTCGTCCAGCGCGGCGCGGGCGCAGCAGCGGGTTTTCTCGATCCGGCCTACGAGGCCGCCGGCGCCACCATGGCGGCGGACGCAGCCGCCGTGTACGCGCAGGCGGACCTGAGCCTCAAGGTGCAAAGGCCATTTTCGGGCGACGGCGGGGCGAACGAAATCGCGATGCTGCGCGAAGGTTCGGCGCTCATCGCGTTCCTGCAGCCGCTGGTGACACCCGAAATCGCCGAGCAGCTCGCCGCGCGCAAGGTCACTGCTTTCTCCATGGAGCTGATCCCGCGCATATCGCGCGCCCAAAGCATGGACGCGCTGTCGTCGCAAGCCACCGTCTCCGGCTACAAGGCGGTCCTGGTGGCCGCCGACGCGCTGCCGAAATTTTTTCCGATGCTGATGACCGCCGCGGGCACGGTCGCCCCGGCCAAGGTGCTCGTGCTCGGCGCAGGCGTGGCCGGACTGCAGGCGATCGCGACCGCGCGCCGCTTGGGCGCAGTCGTCTCAGGCTTCGACGTGCGCGCCGCGGTCAAAGAACAAGTCGAGAGCCTCGGCGCGATCTTCGTGAGCACGCCGCACGAAGAGGCCGAGGGGACGGGCGGGTACGCAAAAGAGCTGTCATCCGACCAGCAGGAGCGCGACCGTCAGGTGATCGCCGCGGCGGCCGCGGACTCTGACGTCGTCATCACGACGGCGCTCATCCCCGGCAAGCGCGCCCCCATCTTGATGAAGGAGGCCGCGGTCGCGGCCATGCGTCCGGGGTCGGTGATCGTCGACCTGGCTGCCGAGATGGGCGGCAATTGCGAGCTCTCAGAACCCGGATCGACGGTTGTCAAACACGACGTCACCATCATCGCCCCCCTCGATCTGCCGAGCAGCATGCCGCTGCACGCCAGTCAATTGTACGCCAGGAACGTCTTCGCGCTCTTCTCCCACCTCGTTCACGACGGCGCGCTGCAATTGGACATGAGCGACCAGATCACCAAAGAGACGTGCATCACGCGCGACGGCCAGATCACGAACGATGCGATCCGCTCGCGCCTGCAAGGGCAAGGAGGCCGCGCCTAA
- a CDS encoding NAD(P) transhydrogenase subunit alpha, which translates to MEHLIIELTVFVLAVFVGFEVISKVPSMLHTPLMSATNAIHGIVIVGAMLVAGAAIGGPAGRAIGLAAMILATINVVGGFAVTERMLEMFKGRAGTRP; encoded by the coding sequence ATGGAACATCTGATCATCGAGCTGACGGTGTTCGTGCTGGCGGTCTTCGTCGGCTTCGAAGTCATTTCGAAAGTGCCGTCGATGCTGCACACGCCGTTGATGTCGGCCACAAACGCGATCCACGGCATCGTCATCGTCGGCGCGATGCTGGTCGCGGGCGCCGCGATCGGCGGTCCGGCCGGCCGCGCGATCGGCCTAGCAGCCATGATTCTCGCGACGATCAATGTGGTCGGCGGCTTCGCGGTCACCGAGCGCATGCTGGAGATGTTCAAAGGAAGGGCGGGAACGCGTCCGTGA
- a CDS encoding NAD(P)(+) transhydrogenase (Re/Si-specific) subunit beta — protein sequence MTAEQAVLAIAYLVSAVLFILGLKFLSSPARARVGNILAMIGMFIAVVATCFDAHILTWTDIVIGALIGAPIGFVSARLVKMTAMPQMVALFNGAGGGAAALVSAGEFLRLTSGGAVPTWDRMLPIMLSSIIGSVSFSGSVVAFAKLQELMTGRPVTYAGQQIVNGLVLASILGLAAWLLIGNVTAAAFIGLVGAALLLGILGVLPIGGADMPVVISLLNSFTGVAVAVTGFALSNNVLIISGTLVGASGTLLTTLMATAMNRSLANVLFGAFGSVKTAGAGPETASGGGAVRTASVEDVATLLAYSRSVIIVPGYGMAVAQAQHAVRELAQNLEKRGVDVKFAIHPVAGRMPGHMNVLLAEANVPYEQLHEMDEINPQFEAADVALVIGANDVTNPAARSVQNSPIYGMPILDVDKAKNVVVLKRSMNPGFAGIDNPLYENPKCMMLFGDAKDTVQKLVAEVARV from the coding sequence ATGACCGCCGAGCAGGCCGTGCTCGCGATCGCCTATCTGGTGAGCGCGGTATTGTTCATCTTGGGCCTCAAGTTCTTGAGCTCGCCGGCCAGGGCGCGGGTCGGCAACATCCTGGCGATGATCGGCATGTTCATCGCCGTGGTCGCGACCTGCTTCGACGCGCACATCTTGACGTGGACCGACATCGTCATCGGCGCGCTGATCGGGGCGCCCATCGGATTCGTCTCGGCGCGCCTCGTCAAGATGACCGCGATGCCGCAGATGGTGGCGCTGTTCAACGGCGCGGGCGGCGGCGCCGCGGCGCTGGTCTCAGCCGGCGAGTTCCTGCGACTGACGAGCGGCGGCGCGGTTCCCACCTGGGATCGGATGCTGCCGATCATGTTGAGCTCGATCATCGGCTCGGTGAGCTTCTCGGGCAGCGTCGTCGCTTTTGCGAAACTGCAGGAACTGATGACCGGCCGGCCCGTCACCTATGCCGGTCAGCAGATCGTCAACGGGCTGGTGTTGGCGTCGATCCTCGGGCTGGCCGCCTGGCTGCTCATCGGCAACGTGACGGCCGCCGCGTTCATCGGCTTGGTCGGCGCAGCGCTCTTGCTGGGCATTTTGGGCGTGCTGCCGATCGGCGGCGCCGACATGCCCGTCGTCATCTCACTCTTGAACTCGTTCACCGGCGTTGCGGTGGCGGTCACCGGTTTTGCGCTATCCAACAACGTGCTCATCATCAGCGGCACGCTGGTGGGCGCCTCGGGCACGCTGCTCACCACGCTGATGGCCACCGCGATGAACCGTTCGCTCGCCAACGTTCTGTTCGGCGCGTTCGGCAGCGTGAAGACGGCGGGCGCGGGGCCCGAAACGGCCAGCGGCGGCGGCGCGGTGCGCACGGCTTCGGTTGAGGATGTGGCTACGCTGCTCGCCTACTCGCGCAGCGTCATCATCGTTCCCGGCTACGGCATGGCGGTGGCGCAGGCGCAGCACGCGGTGCGCGAACTCGCGCAAAATCTCGAAAAGCGCGGCGTGGACGTCAAATTCGCGATCCACCCCGTGGCCGGCCGCATGCCCGGGCACATGAACGTGCTGCTGGCCGAGGCGAACGTGCCCTACGAGCAGCTGCACGAGATGGACGAGATCAATCCCCAATTCGAGGCGGCCGATGTGGCGCTCGTGATCGGGGCTAACGACGTCACCAACCCGGCCGCGCGCAGCGTGCAGAACAGCCCCATCTACGGCATGCCGATCCTGGACGTCGATAAGGCCAAGAACGTCGTCGTGCTCAAGCGCAGCATGAATCCAGGTTTCGCGGGCATCGACAACCCGCTTTACGAGAATCCCAAATGCATGATGCTCTTCGGCGATGCGAAAGACACGGTCCAAAAGCTTGTCGCCGAAGTGGCGCGCGTCTAG
- a CDS encoding GNAT family N-acetyltransferase: MHLHQRCDHGGSSVLVDAERSLETSRLSLEPLTVAHAVELFEPLQDARIYTYESLAAPASLAFLEARYALLARRRSPDGSQIWLNWAVRQRAGEYVGLVQATLEGRRALIGYDFFPPFWRRGFAREACAEVVRFLVAECATRVVEATVDVENAASIKLLEALGFSRVSTGPSDDMRGHTDHRYEYAAKN, from the coding sequence CTGCATCTACACCAACGATGCGATCACGGTGGAAGTTCTGTCCTAGTCGACGCCGAGCGCTCTCTTGAGACCTCAAGGCTCTCGCTCGAGCCCCTCACCGTCGCGCACGCGGTGGAGTTGTTCGAGCCGCTGCAAGACGCGCGCATCTATACCTACGAGTCGCTGGCCGCGCCGGCGAGCCTCGCGTTCCTTGAAGCTCGATACGCGCTGCTCGCGAGACGCCGATCGCCTGACGGATCGCAGATCTGGCTCAATTGGGCGGTTCGGCAGAGGGCCGGCGAGTATGTCGGGCTGGTGCAAGCGACGCTCGAAGGCCGGCGCGCGCTCATCGGCTATGATTTCTTTCCGCCGTTTTGGAGACGAGGTTTCGCGCGCGAGGCATGCGCGGAGGTGGTGCGCTTTCTCGTGGCCGAATGCGCCACGAGGGTGGTCGAGGCCACGGTGGACGTCGAGAACGCCGCCTCGATCAAGCTGCTCGAAGCGCTGGGCTTCTCGCGCGTGTCAACCGGACCCAGCGACGACATGCGCGGCCACACCGATCACCGTTACGAGTACGCTGCGAAAAACTAG